The Arsenicicoccus dermatophilus genome contains the following window.
CTGCTCCTGGCGGGTCTGCTCGTGCTGGCGGTCCGGATCCTGCGCCACCCCCGCGAGGGCTCGGCACCGCTGCCCGCGGCCTCCTGGGCGGGGCCTGCGGTCGCCGTGCTGGCGGTCCCGGCGCTGGGTCTGGCCTGGGGTCTCACCGGTATGACGGCCGCCTGCGGCGGCATCCTCCTCGGGGGCGCCTGCGGGTGGCTCGCCCGCCGACGCGCGGCCGGGCAGCCGGCGGTCCCGCCCGCACGGTGGGCGTGGCCGGCCGCGCTCCTCACGACCCTGCCGGCCCTGCTCGCGGGCTGCGCGGGTGCGGCGGCGGTGGCCCTGGTGTGCGCGCAGCCGTGGGGCGCGGGCGGGGCGGCTCTGCGGTCCTGGTGGGTGCAGGCGCTGGTGCTGGGCGGGTTCGCCCTGGCCGTGGCGCGCTCCTGCCCCGACCCCGCGCGGGGCCGGGGCAGGAGCGACGACGTCAGCGCCCGGTGAACGTGCGGTCCAGGGTCACGCCCTTGGTCGCGCGGTAGGGCAGCGCGGCATACTCCGGAACGGTCGCCGCGGCGCCGATCGTGAGCAGGTAGGGACGCATCAGCATGGTGCCGTCCCGGCCGACGCCCACCTGGCCCGCCCTGACGCCCCTCGGGTGGGCGGGGGACAGGTGGTAGACGTCGTACCGCACCGGGCTGCCGTCGCGGTCCGTCACCGCCACCGGCACCACGGCCGTGTCGCCCCGCACGCCCACCACCTCGGTGCTCGCGTCACCGTTGCGCCCCGGCCACGCGGACGGCGTGGACACGCGGTCCGCGGAGATCACGGACACGTTGCCGTCGTCGCAGCACCCGTGCCACAGAGCCAGGTGGTGGTTACCGAGCCAGGTCTGGACGTGAGGCACCTGGTACTCCACCGCAGGCTGGCCCTGGGCGTCCACCGGGAAGGTCTCCTGGGCGATGGTGCGCATCCCCCTGCCGGTCACCGAGCCGACCCGCACCGACCGGGTGCCCCGGCCGTCGTGGTTGACGTCGGGCGAGAGGACGGTGACCGCGAGCCGGGTGCCGTCGGGCGAGATCCGTGCCGAGGCGACGTACGGCATGACGGTGTTGACCCGGCCGTCCTTGATGCGGAGCAGCGTGCTGGAGTACGGACCTCCCTGCCGGCTGACCGCCCACACCGTGCCGTCCGGCGCGATGCCGGCGTCCGTGAACGGGTTGTTGGCGCCCTTCATGACGGCGGTCGCGAGGGTCCGGGTCACGACCCCGGTGCGCCGGTCGACGAGCTGCAGCCGGGCGGTGCGACCGGTGTGGGTCGCGGCGAGGTAGGACGTGGTCACGCTCGGGCGGACAGCGGCGGCAGCGGGTGCGGCGGGTGCGGCAACGGCTGCCGGGGAGCCGAGGACGCCTCCGGCGGTCAGGGCTGCGGCGGCGATCAGGGTGCGGGACATGGGTGCTCCTCCAGGTCTGGCGCCCTCCCCCTGGTGGGCGTCCGCCATCAGCATGTATGCCGAGAAGCCCCTCGCACCAGGCCCATCTTGCAGATGCCCCGGGCGGGTGGGGCCCGGTGTGGCCCGCGGCGACCCGGGGGCTAGCCGACACGCCCTGCCGATGACCAGGCGGACCCGTTGTCGCCCGTCGAGGCGCTGTCGGAGCTGCCCGGCGCGGCGGGCGCGGCGGGCACGGCCAGGTCGCGCCGGCGGGCCCACCGCAGGATCGGCCGCTCCAGCCAGCGGTGGCTCGCCCACGCCACCGGCAGCGTGACCGCCACCGTGAGGACCCACAGCAGCGGCCCGTCCCCCGAGAACGGCCGGTGCCCGAGGGCCCGCTGCACCAGCCCGAGCACGACCAGGTGATAGCAGAAGACGCCGTACGACACGTCGCCCAGCAGCTGCGCGACCCGCCCGCCCAGCACCGACACCACGCCCCCGGGCTGCTCCCGCCCCGGAGCCACGCAGGGCAGCACGGCCAGCACCCCGAGCACCGTGTAGCCCGTCGTCTTGACCACGGCCTCCATCGCGGTCGCCGGGGTCAGCCCGAGGGGACCGGCCACCAGCGTCGACAGCAGCAGGTAGGTGGCCCCCGCCAGCGCCCACACGGTCCCCGGGTGCGCAGCCAGCTCGTCGACGCCGGTGCGGGGCAGGACGCCCGCGAGGCGTGCCTCTCGCCATACGGCCAGCGCCATCCCGGCCCCGAACCAGCCGACGTAGCCCGGGAGCCAGAGGTTGGGCGTCCCGCTCAGGCGGTCGTGGGTGAGCACGGTCCACACCACTGCCACCAGCGGGGTCGCCGCCAGCGCGAGCAGGATCCGCCGCACCGACCCGAGCCGCGCGAGCAGCAGGACCGCGAGCGGCAGCACGAGGTAGAAGGCGCCCTCCGTCGCCAGGCTCCACATCTGGGTCAGCCCGGGGACGGACGGCTGCGGCGAGTAGACCTGGGTCAGGGTGGCGATGCGCAGGTAGGGCGCGCGGCCCAGACCGGCGGGCAGCAGCAGGGCGGAGGCCAGCACCGCGAGCCAGGCCGCGGGCAGCACCCGCAGCAGCCGGTGGCGGGCATAGCTGCGCCAGTCCCGGGCCCGGGCGGTGTCGGCGACCGACGCCGCCCCGACCCACGTGCGGGCGTGGGGGCGGGTCAGCAGCAGCCCGGACACCACGAAGAAGATCGGCACCCCCGCGTCCAGGCGCGCCAGGAGCCCGCCGTACGGCCCGCGCATCGCGTCACCGCTCGCGAACGCGACGTGGGTGGTCAGCACCATGAGCGCGCCGAGCGCCCGCATCCCGTCGAGGGCGGGCAGGCGCGTGGGGCGGGGTGCGATCACGACCGCGAGAGTAGGCTGTCCTCGCCACCGCCGCACGGTGATCGGTGCACGCGGGGTGCCCCGGAGGGACGGGGACGGTCTGCGCTGCTAGCGTCTGCGAGACTGCCACGTCTACCTACAGGTAGGCTCCGCGCCCCCGTGCGAGCACATCCCCTCGTCACGACACCGCCGCCGTTCCCGAGCAGGAGTCCTCCCATGCGTCGCATCCTCGGCGGTCTCGCCGTGTTCCTGGGCATCGTCGCCCTCGTCATCGGCCTCAACGCCGACGGCATCTACCACCGGCTCGCCAAGGTGCCGCTCGACATGAAGACCAAGCCCGTCTCCGAGGGCACCGGCGTCTCCATCCTCAGCGTCACCCGCCCGGAGGGCTCCACCACGCTCAAGGTCGAGCAGCTCACCGACCAGAAGGTCACCAACACCCGCAACATCGTCGGCATCCCCGGCAAGGTGCCCGACGACAAGCGCGACTCCACGGCCTACTGGCAGGTGGGCTTCCAGACCGGCATCACCGGCGGACCGTGGCTCGACCGCAGCGAGGACGGCGTCTCCATCGACCGCACCACGGGCATGGCGACCAACTGCTGCGGCGACTACGCCAGCACCGCCGGCAGCAACGGCACCATGCGGCGCGCCGA
Protein-coding sequences here:
- a CDS encoding acyltransferase family protein, with product MIAPRPTRLPALDGMRALGALMVLTTHVAFASGDAMRGPYGGLLARLDAGVPIFFVVSGLLLTRPHARTWVGAASVADTARARDWRSYARHRLLRVLPAAWLAVLASALLLPAGLGRAPYLRIATLTQVYSPQPSVPGLTQMWSLATEGAFYLVLPLAVLLLARLGSVRRILLALAATPLVAVVWTVLTHDRLSGTPNLWLPGYVGWFGAGMALAVWREARLAGVLPRTGVDELAAHPGTVWALAGATYLLLSTLVAGPLGLTPATAMEAVVKTTGYTVLGVLAVLPCVAPGREQPGGVVSVLGGRVAQLLGDVSYGVFCYHLVVLGLVQRALGHRPFSGDGPLLWVLTVAVTLPVAWASHRWLERPILRWARRRDLAVPAAPAAPGSSDSASTGDNGSAWSSAGRVG